ACCTGCAGTGGTTTGAAGAGCTGACTCGCTGGTAGCAGTGTCTTCTGTCTGAAGCAACAAAGTATTGACTCTAGCAGAAAAAGTCcctttcattgttttataaatCACAGTACAACAAGCatatgaacaaaaatgtttaaacagatTAAGCGCCTGTGTCAGCCATGCAGACAAAACTCAGTACCATAGTGAGAGTTTTTACACAGGCATTGAAATTAGTTGCTTGCAAACACTTAAGTCTAATCTACTATAAATTAGTTTCTTAAGTACTCACCAACTACTTAAGTTGCTTTTACTGTATGAATAAAAGATTTctgacaatttaaattttttttaataactgatACACCAACAGCTCTCTGCATTTTTCTGTCTCCATATCCTGCCACTCCATTTGCAGTCTTTGTTTTGTACCATTCACTTCTGCAATTGTCATGCATCCAATtgtgctttgtaaacacttgGCCTAGTTTTGTTTCGtcttttttatttggatgcCTTGATAAAATGATTGAAAAACACACGATTAAATCCATCACATTAAATCCAAATGACATCACTGATTAgggtgatctcccttttgttAACTAGTTGAAGATTTTTTCCCCCCCCTACATTGTATTCTTCACACTGATCTCCACCTGGCTCGATCTTCTGACAGCATTCATTCTTTCTGAGAGACAATGGCTATATCCGCATTGTGTGCTGTTGTCACAACACCGCTCCATcttactattttgtttcttcattggaCTGTTGAAGAGATCTTCCTGTGCAGGACACTGAGCTTGTCTTTCTGACGCGGAAGCATTCTATAAAAGTGCCCTCTTACTACTGTAAAGCGTTCTGAGTCCTGctgttgcattattattattataataatacacCACAAAATCTTACTTAACATGCATCTTTACATCTCACCTTTAAGTTCTTAGAAGATGAGGTAAGAACAGACCACATGGATGTTTTCAGCTTCCGCACATCCAGCCTTTTAGCAGTCTTTGAGTAATTTAAATCAATCTTGGCAACCTGAAAAGAATTCATCcaaggaaacagaaaatgttgctCAACATGAAAACACTTTCCAATAAAGTGTTCTAAAAAATTTAGTGAATCCACAGATATCAAATGCAACAATTCTGTTTTTCACATGTATGTGATTAAATGGTCTGAAAAACATAAGAGTTTTGTATGCTTTTGTGCGTTGTTTTTTGATACTAAGCACTGTTAAGGATTTCATTTTCACTTCAACTGATATGTAAGACATCACAGAAAAAAGCTAGTTCAATTTTTAATTATCAAAGGTGGTAATGATCAAGCCACATGGCTATCCTatttataaagtaaaaattatgttcAAATGTCTATATTAATTACCTTATAAGGTTGAGAAAGAAGTTTATCTCCTGTGAGAGATGTAGCATTCAGTCCACTATCATTAACCTCCATAATGGGCTGAGACATCTGGCTTTGTGAGGCCTCACCCAAGCCATGTGAGTCATCAGAGAAGTTGAAGCCCAGTTCTGGCGTGTCATCATCACCCTCACACTGCAGACAACAGAGTATGATTCATTATCTGACCCCTAACACCAGCCACATCAGTGATCAAGGATTGAGCAAGACATATGACGCACTCTCCCATATCATCAATCATTCAAGTCAGTcagtcatttgtcccttgacctGTACTAGTTGTTGGGGGAACCACATGGATGGATACGGCAGCTTACAAGGCCCACCAGTCAACCTTGCTTTGGGTGATAGTGAGCAGATCCTGCACAGGACAATCAGTCCAATGTTTGAAGTTTGTAAGCCTCTGGCCACCATAGTGTCAAACACACTTCaaagtaccttgaaggacagtcttcaaaagtaccttgaaggacagtcttcaacaAACCTGgtggttcctggtgtcctacaggTGTGGCAACCATGCtacatacaaagtcattggttttatgttctctgcaTCAGAGTCAGGGAAGCCTCCTCAGGCACATTTTCTTAAATGTCTGGATTCTCATTCCATATGTGTTTGAATTGTCTTTCAGTCTGCTGGTAAGATCTTGGAGTTCTTTGTTGGTACCTGCTAACAGTTAATTTTCTGCATAGCATAGGAGCCCTGCTTTGATGTTGAACTTTTGAATCACATGACATAGCCCCTCATACCATTTGAGAATGGAAATGGACTCCTGAGAACTGTGATTGCTTGCATCTCTGACAAtcttaaatgcttttttaaggACTCTATATTTATTAAGGTCAAACAATGCACACATGTAAGTTGCCTcataaagtgaaaaagaaatacCATCAGTTATTACTTGACAAGTTTGTGAATGTGCAGAATTCCTTGTGAAGATCTCTTGTTTTTTGTCCTatgcacaagaaaaacaaaaaagctgagaaaattattattaacttacTCCAACATCAGGGCAGTAGTTTTCTCGGTCATTTGCATTGTCGTAGTTGTAGTTATTGATGCTGTCTTCAACTGCAATAGTGTCTGCAGTTTGCCGTTTTATCTGCAACAATTGTTCTCACTTTTGTTTCTATACAAGCACTTCTATCAAATTTTAGGAATTACTTCAGAGACTAAAACTTGTGAAACATGgagcttaataataaaaataaccttCAAACTGTCAGGTAAATATGTTAGCATTTAATTGACTAAAATGTCAAGTGTTTTCAATCTCATTTGCCTTTACAGAACCTTAAGGTGAATGATGTTCAAAGCTAGGTGTTTGAAATgtcttgtatgtttgtgtaaagaaaaataaatggccTAATGCAGCTTGCAGAAACACCATGTGTAAGCTTCTGTGGACTACTGTGTCAGCTTCATCTCCTCAATGCTTCCAATTAGTATGCTGTACTATCTTTAACACCTACAAATGTAAATGATTGAAACtcgacaaaataaacaaagaactATGGTATAAAGAGCAGCTGCCGTACCCTTAAGAATGTTCATCAGCCTGTCTTTGTCCTCTTATCAACAGCAAGATTGTGCTTGTGAAAAtgtattcatgtttgttttgctctATACTTGTGTTAATAAATTTGTGCAAACTGTACACAATCATTTCTTATAATAGGAGGCAtcagttttcaaaatttttgaGATGCAAAGAGTCTGCCATACCATGATTTTCTGTCGGTGGAAAAGACGGAAAAGTTTGTCTGCTGGGAAGTGGAGGTCTTCAGGAAGTGTGGTCTTGTTTTGACAGTACTTCTGTAAGGTGGCTTTGGTAAGAGAAGTAGCCTTGGAGGCCTTGAACTTGCTTTCAAAATCCACCCCTCCTTCGTATGTAAGCTGGAATGGTTGACGCCTTGGTTTACTCCTGTCAGACTTGCTGTTTAGCGTCCTGAAGCTAGGATCTATCAGATACAGTACATAGACAaaaagttctctccctttggACTCGGTGACTAGAAAAATATATGAGAGATGTTATAACACTTCAAAATGTTTGTCGACCTTCAGAGTAACTAGTCTGTCTATCATAAATgtagaaaatcaaaacaaatacttAAGATGATCATGATGTTAGGTAAATACTATTTAAAAAGTTAGGAGCTAACCTCGAGACATGGGTGCAGTTTTCCAATGGGATGGTCCAGCCCATGTGCGCGTAACCACTTTGTTAAAATAGGAATAGTCAGATGGTTGTGTGGCCAGGATCTGCATCAGTTTACCTGCATTACCTTGTCTGGAACATATTTCTGATATTAAACTGATAAATCTttagacaaaataataaataaataataaaaacaaacacaacctgGAACTTGAGTGTTCTCCCATTTAACATCCAAATTATCACTACTAAatcaaacttgaaaaaaaaaaattaatggtcaGTGCTTATACACTCCTGCACTGCAGCTGAACTGGTGACATTTAGAAGCCATGGTATATAAGCAAATGAGAACTTTGTGGAAATATTAGAACTACGGGaagtgtggggggtggggtgaaTCCTTTGTTTGAAACTTACGTGAGTTCACTAAATGCATTCTGTATAAACTCAGCTGTGTGAGTATCTCCCTTCAGCTGCCTTATATGCTCCACTCCATTCTCTGCACCAGCATCATCTATCCACAAATTAtatgatttatttgttatttggtCTTTTCATGGAAACAAAATGCTCAAAGATACTTATTATTGATTCTTTAGTCATcacatttttcttccattttcaatAACAAAAGGTAATCTTTTAAAACCTGTATCAGTATGTTTCACTCTGGGTTCTTGCATAACCCTAGCCCTAGAACAATCTGAAAACCGTCTGGAGAGGTGCCCTAGGCTGGTGGATGGTGCACTCAGTTTCAAACCAAGTTATCGAACTGGCTCGAATTAAGGTAGATTTACCCAAGTCTATGAATATAGGAGTTTAGCCATCATCTGCCAAAGGTTGATTTATCtaaattgtgttaaaaaaaaaaaaatcagtgcatCCATGTTTCATTATGGCATTGCAAATTTGGCATGTTTCTACATGTCAATGCTAAAAAGCTTTTATCACTTAAAAAGTGGGAGAAGGTGAAGCATTATTTTCTCCCATTTTGAAATATAATACAGTCAACTTAACAACAAAGTGCATTTTACTTTTTGAGTATGCACACCATGTCACGTCTGAGTTAGCACATAATCCAAGTCATCCAGCTGTGCGTAGACCTGAGTGCCAGTCACATGGCATCACTAACATTGCCAACATTTTGTGCCTTATACCATATGTAATATAGTTTTTGTGcaattaaatctttattttgaattttgatggctcccaaaacaaaaagtagTGGTGATAGTAATTCTGACAATACAACAGCAGCATACTATCATTAAGTGAGAAAATAACAGTGTTAGTTACACTATACAAAGCATCCTAATTACACACAACTTTTATATGCCAGGAATGTTTCCCTTGAGTAAGCAGAGGTACAACTCAGCAACTAATTGGAGAAAAATATGTGGAATTCATGTTAAAATAGGCCTTAACACATAACAACTCTAGGGTAGAAGATTTTTATGTGCTTTTATTCTCTTTAGTGATGTGACAAATAAGTTTAAGGCTTACACATACCATCAGCTTCAGTGTCACTGACATCTTGGAGATTTAAATTGTCAAAATCCCCTGGAAGACTAGCAATCTCATCATCTGCTGCAGAATCTCCTGCTGGCTCAATACTCGGATCAAAAGCAAACTCCGACATTTGTTTGGGTAGGGATTGgctctaaataaaataagagaagtcaacattaattcttttttttttttaaaaatcccaaaTCAGCTAATTATTAGGCTTTAATATGAATTAATCAATGTATACGAATGCACCCAAAGTCTTATGAACGCATCCATCTGCATCAATAACACATACCGCATCTGTACTATCCCATCCAGTAAATCTGAAGTCACGAAAAGCTGGACAAATCTCACTGTTTTCTAAATTCATCTTTTCCATcaaatctgaaaacaattttaacaacaaaaataagtaatGGAAGGTTTAATGCTGTTAgcaaaataaagggaaaaaccAGAAGGGGGATATAATGTCAATCATAATATAACAGACTTCACTCTTTCCATAGAGCTTCTTGTGCCAGTCATCCATGTAGCAAACAATATTAGTTGCTAAGAACATCTACAAATTTTGGCAACttttttacaatattaataatacacAATATTACATAGTATACTTAAAGAGATGAAATACTGATGATATATTATCCAGGTTTGTCCATCTTTTTCGtagaataatcaaatattacTAGCTTGCCTGAATGCATGCAAGTGgcatacaaaagaaaatgaaaaagaacataatACATGCTTTAAGCCCATGTCTACAGCAGAGAGAGATTAAAGGCTGCAAACCCTTAAACACGGACAATAATTCTGGTCATGTCAGAtggttcaaaataaaaaagaaaatcaaccaAGAATGAATCAAATGTGTGCTACCTTTATAGATCCTAATGCACCAGACATTAAAACTTAAG
This sequence is a window from Pomacea canaliculata isolate SZHN2017 linkage group LG5, ASM307304v1, whole genome shotgun sequence. Protein-coding genes within it:
- the LOC112563820 gene encoding condensin complex subunit 2-like; the protein is MSTRGVLSPLTNTPISFRNPPASKYVSPSTKRQPGLCSTGSPSVSLLNEAHDDEKERRDRRRSRILELQRNFGTSPGSSPSDRRTTPLSGLTSAQLAEHYSNCIQLSAENKINSKNAFGLHLIDYMTELLKKKELENFQVASSTLDASAKIYAGRVDFIHSETYKVLSGLGTGSTKQQSDLATEGDDDRDNLDNDEKQKKKRVRKSHTIETNLKNITVNKFDLEFEVDPMFQVMSATFDEGGASGLLMNHLRCYNDSQLLVLDSNAVMPITDEQTTDSLLSSHGRSQHIPLDVSEVKDLMEKMNLENSEICPAFRDFRFTGWDSTDASQSLPKQMSEFAFDPSIEPAGDSAADDEIASLPGDFDNLNLQDVSDTEADDDAGAENGVEHIRQLKGDTHTAEFIQNAFSELTQGNAGKLMQILATQPSDYSYFNKVVTRTWAGPSHWKTAPMSRDPSFRTLNSKSDRSKPRRQPFQLTYEGGVDFESKFKASKATSLTKATLQKYCQNKTTLPEDLHFPADKLFRLFHRQKIMIKRQTADTIAVEDSINNYNYDNANDRENYCPDVGCEGDDDTPELGFNFSDDSHGLGEASQSQMSQPIMEVNDSGLNATSLTGDKLLSQPYKVAKIDLNYSKTAKRLDVRKLKTSMWSVLTSSSKNLKTEDTATSESALQTTAGGKVFEKMMKEEWTFHSLLQNLHTKLSGDAARNLSVPIAFVCLLHLANEKTLKISDQSMADLIIDQDL